One stretch of Saccharopolyspora erythraea DNA includes these proteins:
- a CDS encoding 50S ribosomal protein L25/general stress protein Ctc, producing MSEVRLTVEPRTEFGKGAARRTRRAGKVPAVLYGHGADPKHLSLPAVEFARAIRENGHNAVLTLEVAGSNSELALTKTITTHPIKNYIEHVDLLLVQRGEKVTVNVPVVLSGDAGPGTLVTHEVTEISVEAEALHIPEQFEISIEGAEVGTQITASEIVLPRGVLLQADEDLLIVNVTEAPSEAEMAPELAEEEAAEGEAESTEAASEEG from the coding sequence GTGTCCGAGGTCCGTCTCACCGTCGAACCGCGCACCGAGTTCGGAAAGGGTGCCGCCCGCCGCACCCGCCGCGCCGGCAAGGTCCCCGCCGTCCTGTACGGCCACGGCGCCGACCCCAAGCACCTGTCCCTGCCCGCCGTCGAGTTCGCGCGTGCCATCCGTGAGAACGGGCACAACGCGGTCCTCACCCTCGAGGTGGCCGGCTCCAACAGCGAGCTCGCGCTCACCAAGACCATCACCACCCACCCGATCAAGAACTACATCGAGCACGTCGACCTGCTGCTGGTCCAGCGCGGCGAGAAGGTCACCGTGAACGTGCCGGTCGTGCTCAGCGGCGACGCCGGCCCGGGCACCCTGGTCACCCACGAGGTCACCGAGATCTCGGTCGAGGCCGAGGCGCTGCACATCCCGGAGCAGTTCGAGATCTCGATCGAGGGCGCCGAGGTCGGCACCCAGATCACCGCCTCGGAGATCGTGCTGCCGCGCGGCGTCCTGCTGCAGGCCGACGAGGACCTGCTGATCGTCAACGTCACCGAGGCCCCCTCCGAGGCCGAGATGGCCCCGGAGCTGGCTGAGGAGGAGGCCGCCGAGGGCGAGGCCGAGTCCACCGAAGCCGCGTCCGAAGAGGGCTGA
- a CDS encoding fatty acyl-AMP ligase — MSRFVDEVVASARANAGDGARGLTTGEPDDPRRRTWAEVHSVALRMAGALRDEVRPGDAVAILAADPGLIAPAVQGVWLSGGSVTMLHQPTPRTDLGHWAQDTLRVLRMIGARLVLLGPPFDQLSGLLSENSIEHRLLAELDGEPLAGPVEVGEDATALLQLTSGSTADPKAVRITHGNLHSNMRGMVTAAELVPERDVAVSWLPLFHDMGMVGCLTVPMAIGMEAVKVTPADFLARPLLWPELISRYGGTVTAAPNFAYAVVGRRMERADEGQFDLSTLRFTLNGAEPIDPAAARAFTDAGARFGLSPDCMVCAFGMAESTLAVSFAPLGRGIEVDTIDAGALEEQRRAVPVGAGEPRERRFALLGRPLPGLEVDVVDDAGKQLGEREVGRLRIRGEAVTPGYLTVDGPLATQDEQGWLDTGDEGYLVDGQVVICGRRKDVIIMGGRNIYPVDIERAACEVDGVRAGNAAAVRQEAGTRRERFAVVLESRLADDEAAVKALRKEVAARVVDAVGVRPSAVVVLRPGTLPKTPSGKLRRAATAELVPAD, encoded by the coding sequence GTGAGTCGGTTCGTTGACGAAGTGGTCGCGTCCGCCCGCGCCAACGCCGGAGACGGTGCTCGCGGGCTCACGACGGGTGAGCCGGACGACCCCCGGCGCCGGACGTGGGCCGAGGTGCACTCGGTCGCCCTGCGGATGGCCGGGGCGTTGCGCGACGAGGTCCGCCCGGGTGATGCGGTGGCGATCCTGGCCGCCGACCCGGGTCTGATCGCACCCGCCGTGCAGGGCGTCTGGCTCAGCGGCGGCAGCGTGACGATGCTGCACCAGCCGACTCCGCGCACCGACCTCGGGCACTGGGCCCAGGACACGCTGCGCGTGCTGCGCATGATCGGGGCGCGGCTGGTCCTGCTAGGTCCGCCCTTCGACCAGCTCTCCGGGCTGTTGAGCGAGAACTCCATCGAGCACCGCCTGCTGGCCGAGCTCGACGGCGAGCCGCTGGCCGGCCCGGTGGAGGTCGGCGAGGACGCGACCGCGCTGCTGCAGCTCACCAGCGGGTCGACCGCCGACCCGAAGGCCGTGCGGATCACCCACGGCAACCTCCACTCCAACATGCGGGGCATGGTCACCGCCGCCGAGCTCGTCCCCGAGCGCGACGTCGCGGTGTCGTGGCTGCCGCTGTTCCACGACATGGGGATGGTCGGCTGCCTGACCGTGCCGATGGCGATCGGCATGGAGGCGGTGAAGGTCACCCCCGCCGACTTCCTGGCCCGCCCGCTGCTCTGGCCGGAGCTGATCAGCCGCTACGGCGGGACGGTGACGGCCGCGCCGAACTTCGCCTACGCCGTGGTCGGCCGCCGGATGGAACGTGCCGACGAGGGCCAGTTCGACCTGTCCACGCTGCGCTTCACGCTCAACGGCGCGGAGCCGATCGACCCGGCCGCCGCCCGCGCGTTCACCGACGCGGGGGCCCGCTTCGGGCTCAGCCCCGACTGCATGGTGTGCGCGTTCGGGATGGCGGAGTCGACGCTGGCGGTGTCGTTCGCGCCGCTCGGGCGCGGCATCGAGGTCGACACGATCGACGCGGGCGCGCTGGAGGAGCAGCGCCGCGCGGTGCCGGTGGGCGCCGGGGAGCCGCGCGAGCGGCGGTTCGCCCTGCTGGGCAGGCCGCTGCCGGGGCTGGAGGTCGACGTCGTCGACGACGCGGGGAAGCAGCTCGGCGAGCGCGAGGTCGGCAGGTTGCGCATCCGCGGCGAGGCGGTGACCCCCGGCTACCTGACCGTGGACGGGCCGCTGGCGACCCAGGACGAGCAGGGCTGGCTGGACACCGGGGACGAGGGCTACCTGGTCGACGGGCAGGTGGTGATCTGCGGCCGCCGCAAGGACGTGATCATCATGGGCGGGCGCAACATCTACCCGGTGGACATCGAGCGCGCGGCCTGCGAGGTCGACGGGGTGCGCGCGGGCAACGCCGCCGCGGTCCGGCAGGAGGCCGGGACCAGGCGGGAGCGGTTCGCGGTGGTCCTGGAGTCCAGGCTCGCCGACGACGAAGCGGCGGTGAAGGCGCTGCGCAAGGAGGTCGCGGCGCGGGTCGTGGACGCCGTGGGCGTGCGGCCGTCGGCGGTGGTGGTGCTCAGGCCGGGCACCTTGCCCAAGACGCCGTCGGGCAAGCTAAGGCGGGCCGCCACCGCGGAACTGGTGCCAGCGGACTGA
- the rsmA gene encoding 16S rRNA (adenine(1518)-N(6)/adenine(1519)-N(6))-dimethyltransferase RsmA, translating to MLGPADVRRLAEELGIRPTKKLGQNFVHDPNTVRRIVASASLTAEDVVLEVGPGLGSLTLALLPVAGAVTAVEIDPVLAARLERTASEYSPALAGRLRVVEADAMRVRAEALGDRSPTALVANLPYNVAVPVVLHLLAELPTLRHGLVMVQSEVADRMAARPGNRTYGVPSAKAAWFADVRRAGPVPRNVFWPVPNVDSGLVSFTRVEPPSEVAREEVFRVVDAAFAQRRKTLRAALSGWAGSAARAEGLLRAAGVDPAARGEQLEITDFARIAEAAKAEPA from the coding sequence TTGCTCGGGCCCGCCGACGTGCGCCGGCTCGCCGAGGAGCTGGGCATCCGGCCGACCAAGAAGCTCGGCCAGAACTTCGTGCACGACCCGAACACGGTGCGCCGCATCGTCGCTTCGGCGTCGCTGACAGCCGAGGACGTCGTCCTCGAGGTCGGACCGGGCCTCGGATCGCTGACGCTGGCCCTGCTGCCCGTCGCCGGCGCTGTGACGGCGGTGGAGATCGATCCGGTGCTGGCCGCGAGGCTGGAGCGCACCGCGAGCGAGTACTCCCCGGCGCTGGCCGGCCGGCTGCGCGTGGTGGAGGCCGACGCGATGCGCGTGCGGGCCGAGGCCCTCGGCGACCGCAGCCCCACCGCACTGGTGGCGAACCTGCCCTACAACGTCGCGGTGCCGGTGGTCCTGCACCTGCTCGCGGAGCTGCCGACCCTGCGGCACGGCCTGGTCATGGTGCAGTCGGAGGTCGCCGACCGGATGGCGGCCAGGCCGGGCAACCGGACCTACGGCGTCCCGAGCGCGAAGGCGGCGTGGTTCGCCGACGTGCGGCGCGCGGGCCCGGTGCCGCGCAACGTCTTCTGGCCGGTGCCCAATGTGGACTCCGGGCTGGTGTCGTTCACCCGCGTCGAGCCGCCGTCGGAGGTGGCGCGCGAGGAGGTTTTCCGGGTGGTCGACGCGGCCTTCGCCCAGCGGCGCAAGACCCTGCGCGCGGCGCTGTCGGGATGGGCGGGCTCGGCGGCGCGAGCGGAGGGGCTGCTGCGCGCGGCCGGCGTCGACCCGGCCGCGCGGGGCGAGCAGCTGGAGATCACCGACTTCGCCCGGATCGCGGAAGCCGCGAAAGCCGAGCCTGCGTAG
- a CDS encoding winged helix-turn-helix transcriptional regulator → MVTNDGTDGAPLVADVMDPQCPTRVVLDRIGDRWTTLVVLFLESGPLRFTALRKAIGGVAPKVLTQTLRAMERDGLLIRTVHAQVPPRVDYELTALGRSLLEPIHAVTAWAERHVTEVLDARDRYDETAAAHP, encoded by the coding sequence GTGGTTACCAATGACGGGACCGACGGTGCGCCGCTGGTCGCCGACGTGATGGATCCCCAGTGCCCGACCCGCGTCGTGCTCGACCGCATCGGCGACCGCTGGACCACGCTGGTCGTGCTCTTCCTGGAGTCCGGGCCGCTGCGCTTCACCGCGCTGCGCAAGGCGATCGGCGGCGTCGCGCCCAAGGTCCTCACCCAGACGCTGCGCGCTATGGAGCGCGACGGGTTGCTGATCCGCACCGTCCACGCGCAGGTCCCGCCGCGGGTCGACTACGAGCTCACCGCCCTCGGCAGGTCCCTGCTGGAGCCCATCCACGCTGTCACGGCGTGGGCCGAGCGCCACGTCACCGAAGTCCTCGACGCCCGCGACCGCTACGACGAAACCGCCGCGGCACACCCCTGA
- a CDS encoding NAD(P)-dependent oxidoreductase, producing MRLVLFGATGFAGGAIMREATARGHEVVPVARNVGSLPGARAGSLHDEAFVLDVTSGADVIAVAIPGRPMEDGRKLLDAVPGLFAAARKHGARIGVVGGAGSLRVSEDGPRLIDTPEFPAEFKDEAGSHAEVLEAFRQAPAEVDWFYLSPAAVFGSYAPGERTGRYRTGGDVLLTDEEGVSAIGGDDYAIAFVDEVESAVHSRSRFTVAY from the coding sequence ATGCGACTGGTGTTGTTCGGTGCGACGGGCTTCGCGGGCGGCGCGATCATGCGGGAGGCCACCGCGCGCGGCCACGAGGTCGTCCCGGTGGCGCGCAACGTGGGTTCGCTGCCCGGCGCTCGCGCGGGTTCGCTGCACGACGAGGCATTCGTGCTCGATGTGACCAGCGGTGCCGACGTGATCGCCGTGGCGATCCCCGGCCGCCCGATGGAGGACGGCCGCAAGCTGCTCGACGCGGTGCCGGGGCTGTTCGCGGCGGCGCGCAAGCACGGCGCGCGAATCGGTGTCGTGGGCGGTGCGGGCAGCCTGCGCGTGTCGGAGGACGGGCCCCGGCTGATCGACACGCCGGAGTTCCCGGCGGAGTTCAAGGACGAGGCGGGCTCGCACGCCGAGGTGCTGGAAGCCTTCCGCCAGGCGCCGGCGGAGGTCGACTGGTTCTACCTCAGCCCCGCGGCGGTCTTCGGCTCGTACGCGCCCGGCGAGCGCACCGGCCGCTACCGGACGGGCGGGGACGTGCTGTTGACCGATGAGGAAGGCGTCTCCGCGATCGGCGGTGACGACTACGCGATCGCCTTCGTCGACGAGGTGGAGTCGGCCGTGCACTCGCGCTCCCGGTTCACGGTGGCGTACTGA
- a CDS encoding methionine ABC transporter permease — MSDATPWSEVLELLGEATGQTLYMVLVSTLLAVAGGLPLGVLLHLTSPTGLSPRPVLYRVLGVVVDVVRSVPFVVLLVVLASFTRLLIGTSIGSTAVIVPLTIGAVPFFARLTQNAIREVSFTVVEAAITTGSSRLRIVWTVLLGEARAALVGAVGVTAVALIGYAAMAGAIGGGGLGTTAIQDGYQGYDDRILYGSVVVLGVLAFAMQLITDIAAKVVDRRRSANLS, encoded by the coding sequence GTGAGTGATGCGACCCCCTGGTCGGAGGTCCTGGAACTACTGGGGGAGGCGACTGGCCAAACCCTCTACATGGTGCTGGTCTCCACCCTGCTGGCGGTGGCCGGAGGACTGCCGCTCGGAGTGCTGCTGCACCTGACATCGCCCACCGGGCTGAGCCCGAGACCCGTGCTCTACCGCGTCCTGGGCGTGGTCGTGGACGTGGTGCGCTCGGTGCCCTTCGTGGTGCTGCTGGTCGTGCTCGCCTCGTTCACCCGGCTGCTGATCGGCACCTCGATCGGCAGTACCGCGGTGATCGTCCCGCTGACGATCGGTGCCGTCCCGTTCTTCGCCCGGCTGACCCAGAACGCGATCCGCGAGGTGAGCTTCACCGTCGTGGAGGCCGCGATCACCACCGGGTCGAGCCGGCTGCGCATCGTGTGGACGGTGCTGCTCGGCGAGGCGCGGGCGGCGCTGGTCGGTGCGGTCGGCGTGACGGCGGTGGCGCTGATCGGCTACGCGGCGATGGCGGGCGCCATCGGTGGCGGCGGCCTGGGCACCACCGCCATCCAGGACGGCTACCAGGGCTACGACGACCGGATCCTGTACGGCTCCGTGGTCGTCCTCGGCGTGCTCGCCTTCGCGATGCAGCTGATCACCGACATCGCGGCGAAGGTCGTCGACCGGCGCCGTTCCGCGAACCTCTCGTGA
- a CDS encoding ABC-F family ATP-binding cassette domain-containing protein gives MVNLINLESVSKSYGVRPLLDEVSLGVGASDRIGVVGLNGGGKTTLLEVLSGSEEPDSGRVSHSRDLRMAVVTQRTELPEGSTVRNAVLDPHGFTAEHEWAADAKVRSVLTGLGMTSLGLDTPVADFSGGERRRVALAAALVRELDLLVLDEPTNHLDVEGVRWLADHLLQRRCALVIVTHDRWFLDAVCNRTWEVAQGRVEQYEGGYADWVFARAERARLAQQAEEKRQNLARKELAWLQRGAKARTSKPRFRVEAAEALIADVPPPRDTVELVTFAKRRLGKTVLELENVDLRIADRVLLEDLTWLIGPGDRIGLVGVNGSGKTTLLRLLAGERDPDAGKRIEGKTVRLAHLTQELHDLPGDWRVLEAIEDVAERVTLGKYELTASQLGERFGFGKGRQWTPVSDLSGGERRRLQLARLLMAEPNVLVLDEPTNDLDIDTLQQLEDLLDTWPGTLIVVSHDRYLVERVCDSVHALFGDGRLTHLPGGIEEYLERRHSLLAAAEENVGKQAGDAAEAARPAGLSGAEERAARKELGRLERQLDKLGKREAELHEKLAEAATEPDRLQSLNSDLRTLEQEKDDIETRWMELADQLG, from the coding sequence ATGGTGAACCTGATCAACCTCGAATCGGTGAGCAAGAGCTACGGCGTGCGTCCGCTGCTGGACGAGGTGTCGCTGGGGGTCGGGGCCTCCGACCGCATCGGGGTCGTCGGGCTCAACGGCGGTGGCAAGACGACGCTGCTGGAGGTCCTCTCCGGCAGCGAGGAGCCCGACTCCGGCCGGGTCAGCCACTCCCGCGACCTGCGGATGGCCGTGGTCACCCAGCGCACCGAGCTGCCGGAGGGTTCCACGGTCCGCAACGCCGTGCTGGACCCGCACGGCTTCACAGCCGAGCACGAGTGGGCCGCCGACGCCAAGGTGCGGTCGGTGCTCACCGGGCTGGGCATGACGAGCCTGGGCCTGGACACCCCGGTCGCCGACTTCTCCGGTGGCGAGCGCCGCCGGGTCGCGCTGGCCGCCGCGCTGGTGCGCGAACTGGACCTGCTGGTGCTGGACGAGCCGACCAACCACCTCGACGTCGAGGGTGTGCGCTGGCTGGCCGACCACCTCCTGCAGCGGCGGTGCGCGCTGGTGATCGTCACCCACGACCGCTGGTTCCTAGACGCCGTGTGCAACCGGACCTGGGAGGTCGCGCAGGGCCGGGTGGAGCAGTACGAGGGCGGTTACGCCGACTGGGTCTTCGCCCGCGCGGAGCGGGCCCGGCTGGCGCAGCAGGCGGAGGAGAAGCGCCAGAACCTCGCCCGCAAGGAGCTCGCGTGGCTGCAGCGCGGTGCCAAGGCCCGCACGTCGAAGCCGCGCTTCCGGGTCGAGGCGGCCGAGGCGCTGATCGCCGACGTGCCGCCGCCGCGCGACACGGTGGAGCTGGTGACCTTCGCCAAGCGCCGCCTCGGCAAGACCGTGCTGGAGCTGGAGAACGTCGACCTGCGCATCGCCGACCGCGTGCTGCTGGAAGATCTGACCTGGCTGATCGGCCCAGGCGACCGGATCGGGCTGGTCGGGGTGAACGGCTCCGGCAAGACCACGCTGTTGCGTCTGCTGGCCGGTGAGCGCGATCCGGACGCGGGCAAGCGGATCGAGGGCAAGACGGTCCGGCTGGCGCACCTGACGCAGGAGCTGCACGACCTGCCGGGGGACTGGCGCGTGCTGGAGGCGATCGAGGACGTCGCCGAGCGGGTGACGCTGGGCAAGTACGAGCTGACGGCCTCGCAGCTGGGCGAGCGGTTCGGGTTCGGCAAGGGCAGGCAGTGGACGCCGGTTTCGGACCTCTCCGGCGGTGAGCGCCGCCGGCTCCAGCTCGCCCGGTTGCTCATGGCCGAGCCCAACGTCCTGGTGCTGGACGAGCCGACCAACGACCTCGACATCGACACCCTGCAGCAGCTGGAGGACCTGCTCGACACCTGGCCGGGCACGCTGATCGTGGTCTCCCACGACCGGTACCTGGTCGAGCGGGTCTGCGACAGCGTCCACGCGCTGTTCGGCGACGGGCGGCTGACACACCTGCCCGGCGGCATCGAGGAGTACCTGGAGCGCAGGCATTCGCTGCTGGCGGCGGCCGAGGAGAACGTCGGCAAGCAGGCCGGGGACGCCGCGGAGGCCGCCAGGCCCGCCGGGCTCTCCGGCGCGGAGGAGCGCGCGGCGCGCAAGGAGCTCGGCAGGCTGGAGCGGCAGCTCGACAAGCTGGGCAAGCGCGAGGCGGAGCTGCACGAGAAGCTCGCCGAGGCCGCGACCGAGCCGGACCGGCTCCAGTCGCTCAACTCCGACCTGCGCACCCTCGAGCAGGAGAAGGACGACATCGAGACGCGCTGGATGGAGCTGGCCGACCAGCTCGGCTGA
- the pth gene encoding aminoacyl-tRNA hydrolase, whose protein sequence is MSTPEPIALIVGLGNPGPRYEGNRHNIGFLVADELAARVGGKFKAHKSGAEIVEGRLGGVRAVLAKPRSFMNLSGGPVAGAAKFYKVQPESLIVIHDELDLPYGTVRLKRGGGENGHNGLRSISKSLGTKDYLRVRFGIDRPPGRMDPADYVLKDFSGAERKELAFFVDLCADAVESLAKEGLEAAQNRFH, encoded by the coding sequence GTGAGCACACCCGAACCGATTGCGCTGATCGTCGGGCTCGGCAACCCCGGCCCCCGCTACGAGGGCAACCGGCACAACATCGGCTTCCTGGTCGCCGATGAGCTCGCCGCGCGCGTCGGCGGCAAGTTCAAGGCGCACAAGAGCGGCGCCGAGATCGTCGAGGGACGGCTCGGCGGCGTACGCGCGGTGCTCGCGAAACCGCGTTCGTTCATGAACCTTTCCGGCGGCCCGGTCGCCGGCGCGGCGAAGTTCTACAAGGTCCAGCCCGAGTCGCTGATCGTGATCCACGACGAGCTCGACCTGCCCTACGGCACGGTGCGGCTCAAGCGCGGTGGTGGCGAGAACGGCCACAACGGACTGCGCTCGATCAGCAAGTCCCTCGGCACCAAGGACTACCTGCGGGTGCGGTTCGGCATCGACCGCCCGCCGGGCCGGATGGACCCGGCCGACTACGTCCTCAAGGACTTCTCCGGCGCCGAGCGCAAGGAGCTCGCCTTCTTCGTCGACCTCTGCGCCGACGCCGTCGAGTCCCTCGCCAAGGAGGGGCTGGAAGCCGCGCAGAACCGCTTCCACTGA
- a CDS encoding MetQ/NlpA family ABC transporter substrate-binding protein: MRARLAAVVAVSAFALAACGGSDAAEDPNAPISVAVSPQPHGEILEYVDRELAPKAGIDLEIEKFDDYNRPNEAVANGEIDANYFQHIPYLDQYKSERGGDLVWVEPVHLEPLAVYSKQFKSVQELPNGATVTLSNDPANQFRGLKLLETNGLVKLKPEAAVGTRLDAAIAENPKNIQFKDLSPDQLPRSVDDAAAAVVNGNYALKANLENPIAVESAQDNPYANGLVTSSKLVQDPRIKKLAEILRSPEVKDYINRTYGGVGVTPAS; this comes from the coding sequence ATGCGTGCCCGTCTTGCCGCCGTGGTGGCGGTGTCCGCCTTCGCGCTGGCCGCCTGCGGTGGGTCCGACGCCGCCGAGGACCCGAACGCCCCGATCTCGGTCGCGGTCAGCCCGCAGCCGCACGGGGAGATCCTGGAGTACGTCGACCGGGAGCTGGCCCCCAAGGCCGGGATCGACCTGGAGATCGAGAAGTTCGACGACTACAACCGCCCGAACGAGGCGGTCGCCAACGGCGAGATCGACGCCAACTACTTCCAGCACATCCCCTACCTCGACCAGTACAAGTCCGAGCGCGGCGGTGACCTGGTGTGGGTGGAGCCGGTACACCTGGAGCCGCTGGCGGTCTACTCCAAGCAGTTCAAGTCGGTGCAGGAGCTGCCCAACGGCGCCACCGTCACGCTGTCCAACGACCCGGCCAACCAGTTCCGCGGCCTGAAGCTGCTGGAGACCAACGGCCTGGTCAAGCTCAAGCCGGAGGCGGCCGTGGGCACCCGGCTGGACGCGGCCATCGCGGAGAACCCGAAGAACATCCAGTTCAAGGACCTCTCGCCGGACCAGCTCCCGCGCTCGGTCGACGACGCCGCGGCCGCGGTGGTCAACGGCAACTACGCGCTCAAGGCCAACCTCGAGAACCCCATCGCGGTCGAGAGCGCGCAGGACAACCCGTACGCGAACGGCCTGGTGACCAGCTCGAAGCTGGTGCAGGACCCGCGGATCAAGAAGCTGGCCGAGATCCTGCGCTCGCCCGAGGTCAAGGACTACATCAACCGCACCTACGGTGGCGTGGGCGTGACCCCCGCCTCCTGA
- a CDS encoding methionine ABC transporter ATP-binding protein produces MITVENLTKSFQHNKSNVVALDGVSMEVPAGAVCGVVGPSGAGKSTLARCIALLEKPDSGAIRVDGTDLVALDGKALRAARRQIGVVPQGDSLLRQRTAAGNVALPLEAAGVAGPQRRSRVGELLDLVGLTDKASVYPDQLSGGQRQRIAVARALAAKPSVLLADEPTSALDPGTTDSVLTVLDRARSELGVTVLVVTHDMAVVRRIADDVAVLEQGRVVEHGKVLDLVAEPGSRIGETLLPETGQADLLRPSKNGHDVVAEVVLVGFAAVGALLPEASSRFGVELSILGGGLTRLGETPVAKFKVGLSGERAESALKWMVERDAHVRRAPVCVDGAAA; encoded by the coding sequence GTGATCACAGTCGAGAACCTCACAAAGTCCTTCCAGCACAACAAGAGCAACGTCGTCGCCCTGGACGGTGTGTCGATGGAGGTGCCGGCGGGCGCCGTGTGCGGCGTGGTCGGCCCCAGCGGCGCGGGCAAGTCCACTCTGGCCCGTTGCATCGCCCTGCTGGAGAAGCCCGACAGCGGCGCGATCCGGGTCGACGGCACCGACCTGGTCGCCCTGGACGGCAAGGCCCTGCGCGCCGCGCGCCGCCAGATCGGCGTTGTGCCGCAAGGCGACTCGCTGCTGCGGCAGCGCACCGCCGCGGGCAACGTCGCGCTTCCGCTGGAGGCGGCGGGGGTGGCCGGGCCGCAGCGCCGCAGCCGCGTCGGCGAGCTGCTGGACCTGGTCGGGCTGACCGACAAGGCGTCGGTGTACCCCGACCAGCTCTCCGGCGGGCAGCGCCAGCGCATCGCGGTCGCCCGCGCACTGGCCGCCAAGCCCTCCGTGCTGCTGGCCGACGAGCCGACCTCCGCGCTGGACCCGGGCACGACCGACTCGGTGCTGACGGTCCTGGACCGCGCCCGCTCCGAGCTGGGCGTCACCGTCCTGGTGGTCACCCACGACATGGCCGTGGTGCGCCGGATCGCCGACGACGTCGCCGTGCTGGAGCAGGGCCGCGTGGTCGAGCACGGCAAGGTGCTCGACCTGGTCGCCGAGCCCGGCAGCCGGATCGGCGAGACGCTGCTGCCCGAGACCGGCCAGGCCGACCTGCTCAGGCCGTCGAAGAACGGCCACGACGTGGTCGCAGAGGTGGTCCTGGTCGGCTTCGCCGCCGTGGGCGCCCTGCTGCCCGAGGCCTCCAGCCGGTTCGGCGTCGAGCTGTCCATCCTGGGCGGCGGCCTGACCAGGCTAGGTGAGACGCCGGTGGCCAAGTTCAAGGTCGGCCTCAGCGGTGAGCGCGCGGAGTCGGCGCTGAAGTGGATGGTCGAGCGTGATGCGCACGTGCGTCGTGCGCCGGTCTGTGTTGACGGAGCTGCTGCGTGA
- a CDS encoding 4-(cytidine 5'-diphospho)-2-C-methyl-D-erythritol kinase gives MVPTPITVRVPAKVNLHLSVGDTREDGYHELVTVFQALSMTDEVTVHIADEPGIEVRGEGADSVPTGPSNLAWKAVRALAERCGRDPDEPGVRVSINKGIPVAGGMAGGSADAAAALLALNHLWRLEMGRDELAGIAAGIGSDVPFALQGGTALGTGRGEQLIPVLARHTFHWVIALDRRGLETPGVFSELDRLREESRPNRVGEVEPVLEALASGDPRQLALLLGNDLQAAAVSLRPGLRRTLRAGVQAGALAGIVSGSGPTCAFLCTDADAAVRVAAELSGAGVCRTVRVAQGPVPGARLVTDDRADRPTPPQVHA, from the coding sequence GTGGTACCCACACCCATCACCGTCCGAGTCCCGGCGAAGGTGAACCTGCACCTGTCGGTCGGCGACACCCGCGAGGACGGCTACCACGAGCTGGTCACGGTCTTCCAGGCGCTGTCGATGACCGACGAGGTCACCGTGCACATCGCCGACGAGCCCGGCATCGAGGTGCGCGGCGAGGGCGCCGACTCGGTGCCCACCGGCCCCAGCAACCTCGCGTGGAAGGCCGTGCGGGCACTTGCCGAGCGCTGCGGCCGCGACCCGGACGAACCGGGGGTGCGGGTCTCGATCAACAAGGGCATCCCGGTCGCGGGCGGCATGGCCGGTGGCAGTGCGGACGCGGCGGCGGCGCTGCTGGCGCTGAACCACCTGTGGCGGCTGGAGATGGGGCGCGACGAGCTCGCCGGGATCGCGGCGGGCATCGGCAGCGACGTCCCGTTCGCCCTCCAGGGCGGGACCGCGCTGGGCACCGGACGCGGTGAGCAGCTCATCCCGGTGCTGGCCCGGCACACCTTCCACTGGGTGATCGCGCTGGACCGGCGCGGTCTGGAGACGCCCGGGGTGTTCAGCGAGCTGGACCGCCTGCGCGAGGAGTCGCGGCCCAACCGGGTGGGTGAGGTGGAGCCGGTGCTGGAGGCGCTGGCCTCCGGCGACCCCAGGCAGCTCGCGCTGCTGCTCGGCAACGACCTTCAGGCGGCGGCGGTCTCGCTGCGGCCCGGTCTGCGCCGCACCCTGCGCGCGGGCGTGCAGGCGGGCGCCCTCGCGGGCATCGTGTCCGGCTCGGGCCCCACCTGCGCCTTCCTGTGCACCGACGCGGACGCTGCGGTGCGCGTGGCGGCGGAGCTCTCCGGCGCGGGGGTCTGCCGCACGGTCCGCGTCGCCCAGGGCCCGGTCCCCGGCGCCCGCCTGGTCACCGACGACCGAGCCGACCGCCCGACCCCGCCCCAGGTGCATGCCTGA